One Canis lupus baileyi chromosome 1, mCanLup2.hap1, whole genome shotgun sequence genomic window, GGGGGATTCCAGCTAGGCTTCAGAGGGTGACAATCCTCCCTAGTGACAGCAGTTGAGAGTCCACTTAGACTTGAAGCGGGACTTCCCAATATCCTCCTCCACATCCATTTGCTTTCCAATCTCCAGGATTCATTGCGCAGATCTGGGGGTGGAGGAGGTTGTGGGAGGCAAGGGGCTGGACGCTGTaaccctgccttccttccccgcCCAGGAGAAGCTGCGCTACCTCCAGCAGCAACTGCAGGATGAGACACCACGGAGGCAGGAGGCCGAGCTGCAGGAGCTGGAGCAGAAGCTGGAGGCTGGACTCTCTCGGCATGGCCTGGGCCCCACCGCCCAGTCCCCCGGCTGCTCTGGCACTCCAGGGAGTCCCGACGAACCCCCACGACCCCGCAGCATGGCCCCAGGTGGCTGGGGAATGGGGCCGCGAGCAGGGGAAGGCCCCATCATAAGCGAGCAGGAGATGCAGAAGGTCTCTGCCGGCCTTGAGGATCTGAGGCGAGTGGGAAAGGGGGGCGGCGGGAAGCCTCAAGGAGCTAAAATAGGTGGGCCCGAGGATGGAACCTGGAAGATCTTAGGGGGACAGGGCCTACGCCATGGAACCTCAAAAAGTCTAGGAGGGAGTGCACTGGGTGACCTGGAAAGGCCAGACTTCAAAGAACCGAGTTTGAGTATAAGGTTGGCAGACGCAAGGTTCTCGTCTGGTGAAAGTAGGGTGGGCGGGTTTGGGTAGGGGGCAGGTCCTCGGAGTCTCCAACTTCACCGGACAAAGTTGGGGTGAGTGGTGCCCTAAAGAAGCAATGTCTGGGtggagctggggggcagggccaggaTACCAGAGAAGGGGATATTggcaaggttctttttttttttttttaaagatttgtttatttatttatgatagacatggggggggcggggcgcagagacacaggaggaaggagaagcaggctccactccgggaactcgatcccgggactccaggatcgcgccctgggccaaaggcaggcgctaaaccgctgagccacccagggatcccctattggcAGGGTTCTGTACGACATGGGAGGATTGCAAGGAATGGACAGGACGGGAGAATTTGGAGGCTGGGTACTCACCCAGAGCCAtgggccgggcggggccgctgggCACGCGTCCAAACCCGGGCCTTGACCGGTTCTTAcctcttccctctccaggagggaaGTGTCCTCGCTGACTGCCCGCTGGCATCAGGAGGAGGGGGCAGTGCAGGAGGCCCTGCGGCTGCTTGGGGGCCTGGGCGGCAGGCTCGACGGCTTCCTGGGCCAATGGGAGCGCGCGCAGCGCGAGCAGGCGCAGACAGCACGGGGCCTGCAGGAGCTGCGGGGACGCGCGGACGAGCTGTGCACCATGTAAGAGCCAAGGCGAGTGCGAGGTCAGGGGTTGGAGGCGGGGCCTTGAAGGAAGGGATGGGCCAATCAGCTGGGGCCTAGCGGTAGAGAGCGTGGACTGAGCTCTAATTAGAAGACAGGGGGCGTGGTCTGCCTTATAAGGACTGAAGGGCGGGGCCAAACCGAGAAGGGCCCAGGTCCATACCTTAAAAGGACAAGGGGCGGGGCCAAGTCGGACAGGGAAAGCCAATTAGAAAACAGGGAGGGGCATCCCGACCCTTAAAACACAAAGGAAGGGCCAATGAGAGCAGAGAGGGGCGGGGCCGAAGTACCACAGGCTAGACAGGAACCTAGGAGCTCGGCTGATAATGGTGCAATGTGGAGAGGACTTTACTGTAGGAGAGGCGACCTCGCAGCACTGGTTACTCTCACACCTCAGGGTGGAGCGATCAGCAGTGTCTGTGGCTTCACTGAGGAGCGACCTGGAGGGCCTGGGCCCAGTGAAACCTATTCTGGAGGAGCTAGGGCGGCAACTTCAGAGCTCTCGAAGAGGGTCTGACCTCTCCATGAACCTGGACCGGCTGTCCCAAGGCTCCTGTGTCCGCTGTGCCAGGTAAGGGGATGGGGCCTCGCGGGGCCTGGCGCATTCTGGGTCCTGTTGAGGACAGAGCATTGAAGGAGACAGGGCACTGGCCAAGAGTGTGCTGAGGGGGGTGGGGTTCACTTTGGGAGACAGGTATCTCCATGCATTTGGGGACAGGCTAGTCCTGCTGCGTTATGGGAGCCAGATTTTCCCCCTCCCTACGAAATGATGTCAGTGTCTTGGGGAACACAAGACGTGATACATTTAGAGCATCTTGGATTTCCAGTGCATTGTGGGAAGGTTGGGATGTGGTACCTGGTAGGAGACTGGGTTTCTCCGTGCATTGTGGGAAAGATGAGACCTTGGTGCATTGGAGAACCAGGGGATAGGGTGCTTGGTCCTTATTAGGAAGTGAGGGACTTCCAATACAATATGGGATCACGTTTAACTAGTGAttgtgggaaattttttttttccatgaaccGAGGGCTGTCTGGTACCCTTTGGGAGTAGGAATCCCCAGGCATCGTAGGAACTACCCACACTGTGAAAATCAAAGGATACCTGATGCACTGTAGGTTGGCCCCAGTGTATGGTGGGAAGGTTGCATGGGTGTATAATGAAAGCAGGATCTGGGTGGATGGAGGCTGGGCGGTGGGGCATGGGGCATTTGGGAACAGAGTAGGGACTAGGCTTCTTACACCTGGTAACTGACCATCCCTCAGCCAGGGGCAACAGCTGTCCACAGAGTCCCTGCAGCAGCTGCTGGAGCGAGCACTGACCCCACTAGTGGATGAAGTGAAGCAGAAGGGCCTGGCTCCCGCCTGCCCCAGCTGCCAGAGGCTACACAAGAAGATTCTGGTACCAGGGACCATGGGCTATCAGGCCCCACTTTTCTGTCAGGGGAGCGGGAGGGGAGTCCCAGACACAAGGATACTGTTGGTGTGTGGCAGGACAGGAACCACTAAGCTGTGGGCAGCAGGTGTTTAGGGGAAACACTGGACTCTGATGGATTAGGGTGAGGAGAAAGGCAAGCAATTTGGTGGTTAGTAAGTCATAGGTCAGTCATCATGGAACCCTGGGTGATGGACTTGGGCCTAAAGCACGATGATACATTAGATGACACCAGGCTATAGCTTTATGGAATATAAGCCTGATTCTCTATAGACCTTAAGAGAGGCAATATGGGATCCCTGAGGACAGATAGGCGACCCAGTAAATATAGATCGTTGGAAGCTAATGCATTATGGGAAGTGGAATGAGGGCTCTTCGTGAGGTCATTGCACCCCAGACTCCCACCCAATAGCTGATGGGACTTGGGGCCTGTGTACATTCTGAAACATAGATATCTAATATATTATGGGATACTGGCCTAATGTATGATGGGGTGCAAGTTGCAGTGAGGCATTGATGTGGCAGGGTTATAGGACTGTTAGGACATGGGGCCTGGGACATTGGGGAAAATAAGGAACCAGAGCACCAAGGGCTATTATTGTAATTGAGATGCTACCTAAGAGAGAGAtgtggggtcttttttttttttttttttttttttttttttttttttttttttgagatgtggGGTCTTATGAATTAGGGGGTATAGAAGTTCACCACATGATGGGATACTGGGCCCCAGACATGTCAAATGCATGATGGCTTATGGGCATTAGGGGATAATGTGTGAGGTTCTGATTCAGTGCTTGCTGGGACATAGGAAGCCAGTACCTCAGGGGACAGACAGTTGGACAGATGCGGGCTTAGCACACAATGGCATTTGGAAAGCCAGCCTGCTGTGGGATGCTGGGGTCAGTCTCAGGCCCAAAGTATGAGGGGATGCCCTGGGGGGAGGAACATGGGCCCCATGGGCCCCATGCCCCTTGCTCTCCGCGATCcagctccccctccacccccagcccagtcCAGCAAGCCCAGCCGCGCCTACACTCCTCTCCCCAGGAGCTGGAGCGCCAGGCCTTGGCCAAACACGTCAGGGCAGAGGCCCTGAGCTCCACCCTTCGGCTGGCCCAAGACGAAGCTTTGCGGGCCAAGAACCTGCTGCTGACGGACAAGATGAAGCCGGAGTGAGGAAGGAGGCTGAGGGCGTGGGAGGAGGGTGAGGTCTTGCGGAAAGGGCCTGAGTCACCCTCTTCTTGCACACCATTCCCATGGCATCTGGCCTCATCAGCACCAGCTCTCCCAACCTCTGTCAttacagggagaaggtggccgcTCTGGACTATCTACACTTGAAGATGTGTTCCCTCCACGATCAACTCAGCAACCTGCCACTTGAGGGGTCTACAGGGACAATGGGGGGAGGAAGTGGAGGGGGAACTCCTCCAAAACGTGGGGGCCCAACCCCTGAACAATAAATGGCCTCTCATGCTGGCATGAATTCTGTCTCCTTTTTGGCCCCTCAAGAGGGCTGCAAATTGCACACATACCATGCACTAGGCTCTGCTTACTAGGAACTCGATCCTGAGCCAGGGGATATCTTGGTTTCTAGAGACGTGCTGATAATGGTACAGCTCtttgaaaagtaaagaaataagattctgagggtgcctgggcggctcaggcagttcaatgtctgcctttggctcaggtcatgatcctggggtcctgggatcgagtcccgcattaggctccctgctcaatgcagtgactgcttctccctctccctctgttcctctcctctggtagtgctctctctctctctctcattctcaagtaaataaatcttaaaaaaaaaaaaaaaaaaaagcaataaggTTCTGTGGTACAGTTTGGGCCTTCAATCCAAATGTTTttagagttattttaaaaattatatatataatactcatttatatattatgtattaactttatttaatacttaagtaatctctatgcccaacgtggggctcaaatttacaaccccaagatcaagagttgcacactccaccaactgagggAGGCAGGTGCTCCTGCAGACATATTTTGGAAAGCATGTCAATTTGTGGACATATTTAAACCACCACagtaatactattttttaaagtttaattgaagtatagtatAAGCAGAAAAGTTCACAGGTTAAAAGTATAACCTGTGAATATGACAATGAATTGTCATAAAATGGATCTGTGTTTCCAACTACAACCAAGATTTAGAAACTGCATCTAATGAGCACCCACTAAAGCTCCCTCATGCCTTCTACCAATCACTACCTTTTCTGTCCACCCCAAATATAGCTCctagtctttctttaaaaaaaaaaaaaagattttgtttatttattcatgagagacacagagagagagagaggcagagacataggcagaggaagaagcaggctctcgatcccaggaccagggatcacaccctgagccaaaggcagacgctcaaccactgagttacccaagtgcccctaaaatgtactattttaacatttgttttaatatgttaaagattctaggggatccctgggtggcttagtggttgagcatctgcattcagcccagggcgtgatcctggagtcctgggatcgagtcccatgtcggtctccc contains:
- the TSKS gene encoding testis-specific serine kinase substrate isoform X9, encoding MASVVVKTIWQSKEIHEAGDPPAGVESRAQLVPEAPGGVTTPAKGITKKKKAVSFHGVEPRMSHEPMHWCLNLKRSSACTNVSLLNLAAVEPTDSSGTDSITEDSGSLALPVPPASPTPPWASDDPDITEILSGVNSGLVRAKDSITSLKEKTTRVNQHVQTLQSECSVLSENLERRRQEAEELEGYCSQLKENCRKVTRSVEDAEIKTNVLKQNSALLEEKLRYLQQQLQDETPRRQEAELQELEQKLEAGLSRHGLGPTAQSPGCSGTPGSPDEPPRPRSMAPGGWGMGPRAGEGPIISEQEMQKVSAGLEDLRREVSSLTARWHQEEGAVQEALRLLGGLGGRLDGFLGQWERAQREQAQTARGLQELRGRADELCTMVERSAVSVASLRSDLEGLGPVKPILEELGRQLQSSRRGSDLSMNLDRLSQGSCVRCASQGQQLSTESLQQLLERALTPLVDEVKQKGLAPACPSCQRLHKKILELERQALAKHVRAEALSSTLRLAQDEALRAKNLLLTDKMKPEEKVAALDYLHLKMCSLHDQLSNLPLEGSTGTMGGGSGGGTPPKRGGPTPEQ
- the TSKS gene encoding testis-specific serine kinase substrate isoform X8; its protein translation is MASVVVKTIWQSKEIHEAGDPPAGVESRAQLVPEAPGGVTTPAKGITKKKKAVSFHGWVCRTLSGTVLAPSTASNRARVPPVEPRMSHEPMHWCLNLKRSSACTNVSLLNLAAVEPTDSSGTDSITEDSGSLALPVPPASPTPPWASDDPDITEILSGVNSGLVRAKDSITSLKEKTTRVNQHVQTLQSECSVLSENLERRRQEAEELEGYCSQLKENCRKVTRSVEDAEIKTNVLKQNSALLEEKLRYLQQQLQDETPRRQEAELQELEQKLEAGLSRHGLGPTAQSPGCSGTPGSPDEPPRPRSMAPGGWGMGPRAGEGPIISEQEMQKVSAGLEDLRREVSSLTARWHQEEGAVQEALRLLGGLGGRLDGFLGQWERAQREQAQTARGLQELRGRADELCTMVERSAVSVASLRSDLEGLGPVKPILEELGRQLQSSRRGSDLSMNLDRLSQGSCVRCARAVWYPLGVGIPRHRRNYPHCENQRIPDALQGQQLSTESLQQLLERALTPLVDEVKQKGLAPACPSCQRLHKKILELERQALAKHVRAEALSSTLRLAQDEALRAKNLLLTDKMKPE
- the TSKS gene encoding testis-specific serine kinase substrate isoform X14, with product MASVVVKTIWQSKEIHEAGDPPAGVESRAQLVPEAPGGVTTPAKGITKKKKAVSFHGVEPRMSHEPMHWCLNLKRSSACTNVSLLNLAAVEPTDSSGTDSITEDSGSLALPVPPASPTPPWASDDPDITEILSGVNSGLVRAKDSITSLKEKTTRVNQHVQTLQSECSVLSENLERRRQEAEELEGYCSQLKENCRKVTRSVEDAEIKTNVLKQNSALLEEKLRYLQQQLQDETPRRQEAELQELEQKLEAGLSRHGLGPTAQSPGCSGTPGSPDEPPRPRSMAPGGWGMGPRAGEGPIISEQEMQKVSAGLEDLRREVSSLTARWHQEEGAVQEALRLLGGLGGRLDGFLGQWERAQREQAQTARGLQELRGRADELCTMVERSAVSVASLRSDLEGLGPVKPILEELGRQLQSSRRGSDLSMNLDRLSQGSCVRCASQGQQLSTESLQQLLERALTPLVDEVKQKGLAPACPSCQRLHKKILELERQALAKHVRAEALSSTLRLAQDEALRAKNLLLTDKMKPE
- the TSKS gene encoding testis-specific serine kinase substrate isoform X7 codes for the protein MASVVVKTIWQSKEIHEAGDPPAGVESRAQLVPEAPGGVTTPAKGITKKKKAVSFHGWVCRTLSGTVLAPSTASNRARVPPVEPRMSHEPMHWCLNLKRSSACTNVSLLNLAAVEPTDSSGTDSITEDSGSLALPVPPASPTPPWASDDPDITEILSGVNSGLVRAKDSITSLKEKTTRVNQHVQTLQSECSVLSENLERRRQEAEELEGYCSQLKENCRKVTRSVEDAEIKTNVLKQNSALLEEKLRYLQQQLQDETPRRQEAELQELEQKLEAGLSRHGLGPTAQSPGCSGTPGSPDEPPRPRSMAPGGWGMGPRAGEGPIISEQEMQKVSAGLEDLRREVSSLTARWHQEEGAVQEALRLLGGLGGRLDGFLGQWERAQREQAQTARGLQELRGRADELCTMVERSAVSVASLRSDLEGLGPVKPILEELGRQLQSSRRGSDLSMNLDRLSQGSCVRCASQGQQLSTESLQQLLERALTPLVDEVKQKGLAPACPSCQRLHKKILPSPASPAAPTLLSPGAGAPGLGQTRQGRGPELHPSAGPRRSFAGQEPAADGQDEAGGEGGRSGLSTLEDVFPPRSTQQPAT
- the TSKS gene encoding testis-specific serine kinase substrate isoform X6, coding for MASVVVKTIWQSKEIHEAGDPPAGVESRAQLVPEAPGGVTTPAKGITKKKKAVSFHGWVCRTLSGTVLAPSTASNRARVPPVEPRMSHEPMHWCLNLKRSSACTNVSLLNLAAVEPTDSSGTDSITEDSGSLALPVPPASPTPPWASDDPDITEILSGVNSGLVRAKDSITSLKEKTTRVNQHVQTLQSECSVLSENLERRRQEAEELEGYCSQLKENCRKVTRSVEDAEIKTNVLKQNSALLEEKLRYLQQQLQDETPRRQEAELQELEQKLEAGLSRHGLGPTAQSPGCSGTPGSPDEPPRPRSMAPGGWGMGPRAGEGPIISEQEMQKVSAGLEDLRREVSSLTARWHQEEGAVQEALRLLGGLGGRLDGFLGQWERAQREQAQTARGLQELRGRADELCTMVERSAVSVASLRSDLEGLGPVKPILEELGRQLQSSRRGSDLSMNLDRLSQGSCVRCASQGQQLSTESLQQLLERALTPLVDEVKQKGLAPACPSCQRLHKKILELERQALAKHVRAEALSSTLRLAQDEALRAKNLLLTDKMKPEEKVAALDYLHLKMCSLHDQLSNLPLEGSTGTMGGGSGGGTPPKRGGPTPEQ
- the TSKS gene encoding testis-specific serine kinase substrate isoform X4 encodes the protein MASVVVKTIWQSKEIHEAGDPPAGVESRAQLVPEAPGGVTTPAKGITKKKKAVSFHGWVCRTLSGTVLAPSTASNRARVPPVEPRMSHEPMHWCLNLKRSSACTNVSLLNLAAVEPTDSSGTDSITEDSGSLALPVPPASPTPPWASDDPDITEILSGVNSGLVRAKDSITSLKEKTTRVNQHVQTLQSECSVLSENLERRRQEAEELEGYCSQLKENCRKVTRSVEDAEIKTNVLKQNSALLEEKLRYLQQQLQDETPRRQEAELQELEQKLEAGLSRHGLGPTAQSPGCSGTPGSPDEPPRPRSMAPGGWGMGPRAGEGPIISEQEMQKVSAGLEDLRREVSSLTARWHQEEGAVQEALRLLGGLGGRLDGFLGQWERAQREQAQTARGLQELRGRADELCTMVERSAVSVASLRSDLEGLGPVKPILEELGRQLQSSRRGSDLSMNLDRLSQGSCVRCASQGQQLSTESLQQLLERALTPLVDEVKQKGLAPACPSCQRLHKKILPSPASPAAPTLLSPGAGAPGLGQTRQGRGPELHPSAGPRRSFAGQEPAADGQDEAGVRKEAEGVGGGEKVAALDYLHLKMCSLHDQLSNLPLEGSTGTMGGGSGGGTPPKRGGPTPEQ
- the TSKS gene encoding testis-specific serine kinase substrate isoform X12, coding for MASVVVKTIWQSKEIHEAGDPPAGVESRAQLVPEAPGGVTTPAKGITKKKKAVSFHGWVCRTLSGTVLAPSTASNRARVPPVEPRMSHEPMHWCLNLKRSSACTNVSLLNLAAVEPTDSSGTDSITEDSGSLALPVPPASPTPPWASDDPDITEILSGVNSGLVRAKDSITSLKEKTTRVNQHVQTLQSECSVLSENLERRRQEAEELEGYCSQLKENCRKVTRSVEDAEIKTNVLKQNSALLEEKLRYLQQQLQDETPRRQEAELQELEQKLEAGLSRHGLGPTAQSPGCSGTPGSPDEPPRPRSMAPGGWGMGPRAGEGPIISEQEMQKVSAGLEDLRREVSSLTARWHQEEGAVQEALRLLGGLGGRLDGFLGQWERAQREQAQTARGLQELRGRADELCTMVERSAVSVASLRSDLEGLGPVKPILEELGRQLQSSRRGSDLSMNLDRLSQGSCVRCASQGQQLSTESLQQLLERALTPLVDEVKQKGLAPACPSCQRLHKKILELERQALAKHVRAEALSSTLRLAQDEALRAKNLLLTDKMKPE
- the TSKS gene encoding testis-specific serine kinase substrate isoform X5, coding for MASVVVKTIWQSKEIHEAGDPPAGVESRAQLVPEAPGGVTTPAKGITKKKKAVSFHGWVCRTLSGTVLAPSTASNRARVPPVEPRMSHEPMHWCLNLKRSSACTNVSLLNLAAVEPTDSSGTDSITEDSGSLALPVPPASPTPPWASDDPDITEILSGVNSGLVRAKDSITSLKEKTTRVNQHVQTLQSECSVLSENLERRRQEAEELEGYCSQLKENCRKVTRSVEDAEIKTNVLKQNSALLEEKLRYLQQQLQDETPRRQEAELQELEQKLEAGLSRHGLGPTAQSPGCSGTPGSPDEPPRPRSMAPGGWGMGPRAGEGPIISEQEMQKVSAGLEDLRREVSSLTARWHQEEGAVQEALRLLGGLGGRLDGFLGQWERAQREQAQTARGLQELRGRADELCTMVERSAVSVASLRSDLEGLGPVKPILEELGRQLQSSRRGSDLSMNLDRLSQGSCVRCARAVWYPLGVGIPRHRRNYPHCENQRIPDALQGQQLSTESLQQLLERALTPLVDEVKQKGLAPACPSCQRLHKKILPSPASPAAPTLLSPGAGAPGLGQTRQGRGPELHPSAGPRRSFAGQEPAADGQDEAGGEGGRSGLSTLEDVFPPRSTQQPAT
- the TSKS gene encoding testis-specific serine kinase substrate isoform X13, coding for MASVVVKTIWQSKEIHEAGDPPAGVESRAQLVPEAPGGVTTPAKGITKKKKAVSFHGWVCRTLSGTVLAPSTASNRARVPPVEPRMSHEPMHWCLNLKRSSACTNVSLLNLAAVEPTDSSGTDSITEDSGSLALPVPPASPTPPWASDDPDITEILSGVNSGLVRAKDSITSLKEKTTRVNQHVQTLQSECSVLSENLERRRQEAEELEGYCSQLKENCRKVTRSVEDAEIKTNVLKQNSALLEEKLRYLQQQLQDETPRRQEAELQELEQKLEAGLSRHGLGPTAQSPGCSGTPGSPDEPPRPRSMAPGGWGMGPRAGEGPIISEQEMQKVSAGLEDLRREVSSLTARWHQEEGAVQEALRLLGGLGGRLDGFLGQWERAQREQAQTARGLQELRGRADELCTMVERSAVSVASLRSDLEGLGPVKPILEELGRQLQSSRRGSDLSMNLDRLSQGSCVRCASQGQQLSTESLQQLLERALTPLVDEVKQKGLAPACPSCQRLHKKILGEGGRSGLSTLEDVFPPRSTQQPAT
- the TSKS gene encoding testis-specific serine kinase substrate isoform X11 — protein: MASVVVKTIWQSKEIHEAGDPPAGVESRAQLVPEAPGGVTTPAKGITKKKKAVSFHGWVCRTLSGTVLAPSTASNRARVPPVEPRMSHEPMHWCLNLKRSSACTNVSLLNLAAVEPTDSSGTDSITEDSGSLALPVPPASPTPPWASDDPDITEILSGVNSGLVRAKDSITSLKEKTTRVNQHVQTLQSECSVLSENLERRRQEAEELEGYCSQLKENCRKVTRSVEDAEIKTNVLKQNSALLEEKLRYLQQQLQDETPRRQEAELQELEQKLEAGLSRHGLGPTAQSPGCSGTPGSPDEPPRPRSMAPGGWGMGPRAGEGPIISEQEMQKVSAGLEDLRREVSSLTARWHQEEGAVQEALRLLGGLGGRLDGFLGQWERAQREQAQTARGLQELRGRADELCTMVERSAVSVASLRSDLEGLGPVKPILEELGRQLQSSRRGSDLSMNLDRLSQGSCVRCARAVWYPLGVGIPRHRRNYPHCENQRIPDALQGQQLSTESLQQLLERALTPLVDEVKQKGLAPACPSCQRLHKKILGEGGRSGLSTLEDVFPPRSTQQPAT
- the TSKS gene encoding testis-specific serine kinase substrate isoform X1, translated to MASVVVKTIWQSKEIHEAGDPPAGVESRAQLVPEAPGGVTTPAKGITKKKKAVSFHGWVCRTLSGTVLAPSTASNRARVPPVEPRMSHEPMHWCLNLKRSSACTNVSLLNLAAVEPTDSSGTDSITEDSGSLALPVPPASPTPPWASDDPDITEILSGVNSGLVRAKDSITSLKEKTTRVNQHVQTLQSECSVLSENLERRRQEAEELEGYCSQLKENCRKVTRSVEDAEIKTNVLKQNSALLEEKLRYLQQQLQDETPRRQEAELQELEQKLEAGLSRHGLGPTAQSPGCSGTPGSPDEPPRPRSMAPGGWGMGPRAGEGPIISEQEMQKVSAGLEDLRREVSSLTARWHQEEGAVQEALRLLGGLGGRLDGFLGQWERAQREQAQTARGLQELRGRADELCTMVERSAVSVASLRSDLEGLGPVKPILEELGRQLQSSRRGSDLSMNLDRLSQGSCVRCARAVWYPLGVGIPRHRRNYPHCENQRIPDALQGQQLSTESLQQLLERALTPLVDEVKQKGLAPACPSCQRLHKKILPSPASPAAPTLLSPGAGAPGLGQTRQGRGPELHPSAGPRRSFAGQEPAADGQDEAGVRKEAEGVGGGEKVAALDYLHLKMCSLHDQLSNLPLEGSTGTMGGGSGGGTPPKRGGPTPEQ
- the TSKS gene encoding testis-specific serine kinase substrate isoform X2, producing MASVVVKTIWQSKEIHEAGDPPAGVESRAQLVPEAPGGVTTPAKGITKKKKAVSFHGVEPRMSHEPMHWCLNLKRSSACTNVSLLNLAAVEPTDSSGTDSITEDSGSLALPVPPASPTPPWASDDPDITEILSGVNSGLVRAKDSITSLKEKTTRVNQHVQTLQSECSVLSENLERRRQEAEELEGYCSQLKENCRKVTRSVEDAEIKTNVLKQNSALLEEKLRYLQQQLQDETPRRQEAELQELEQKLEAGLSRHGLGPTAQSPGCSGTPGSPDEPPRPRSMAPGGWGMGPRAGEGPIISEQEMQKVSAGLEDLRREVSSLTARWHQEEGAVQEALRLLGGLGGRLDGFLGQWERAQREQAQTARGLQELRGRADELCTMVERSAVSVASLRSDLEGLGPVKPILEELGRQLQSSRRGSDLSMNLDRLSQGSCVRCARAVWYPLGVGIPRHRRNYPHCENQRIPDALQGQQLSTESLQQLLERALTPLVDEVKQKGLAPACPSCQRLHKKILPSPASPAAPTLLSPGAGAPGLGQTRQGRGPELHPSAGPRRSFAGQEPAADGQDEAGVRKEAEGVGGGEKVAALDYLHLKMCSLHDQLSNLPLEGSTGTMGGGSGGGTPPKRGGPTPEQ
- the TSKS gene encoding testis-specific serine kinase substrate isoform X3 — protein: MASVVVKTIWQSKEIHEAGDPPAGVESRAQLVPEAPGGVTTPAKGITKKKKAVSFHGWVCRTLSGTVLAPSTASNRARVPPVEPRMSHEPMHWCLNLKRSSACTNVSLLNLAAVEPTDSSGTDSITEDSGSLALPVPPASPTPPWASDDPDITEILSGVNSGLVRAKDSITSLKEKTTRVNQHVQTLQSECSVLSENLERRRQEAEELEGYCSQLKENCRKVTRSVEDAEIKTNVLKQNSALLEEKLRYLQQQLQDETPRRQEAELQELEQKLEAGLSRHGLGPTAQSPGCSGTPGSPDEPPRPRSMAPGGWGMGPRAGEGPIISEQEMQKVSAGLEDLRREVSSLTARWHQEEGAVQEALRLLGGLGGRLDGFLGQWERAQREQAQTARGLQELRGRADELCTMVERSAVSVASLRSDLEGLGPVKPILEELGRQLQSSRRGSDLSMNLDRLSQGSCVRCARAVWYPLGVGIPRHRRNYPHCENQRIPDALQGQQLSTESLQQLLERALTPLVDEVKQKGLAPACPSCQRLHKKILELERQALAKHVRAEALSSTLRLAQDEALRAKNLLLTDKMKPEEKVAALDYLHLKMCSLHDQLSNLPLEGSTGTMGGGSGGGTPPKRGGPTPEQ
- the TSKS gene encoding testis-specific serine kinase substrate isoform X10; this translates as MASVVVKTIWQSKEIHEAGDPPAGVESRAQLVPEAPGGVTTPAKGITKKKKAVSFHGVEPRMSHEPMHWCLNLKRSSACTNVSLLNLAAVEPTDSSGTDSITEDSGSLALPVPPASPTPPWASDDPDITEILSGVNSGLVRAKDSITSLKEKTTRVNQHVQTLQSECSVLSENLERRRQEAEELEGYCSQLKENCRKVTRSVEDAEIKTNVLKQNSALLEEKLRYLQQQLQDETPRRQEAELQELEQKLEAGLSRHGLGPTAQSPGCSGTPGSPDEPPRPRSMAPGGWGMGPRAGEGPIISEQEMQKVSAGLEDLRREVSSLTARWHQEEGAVQEALRLLGGLGGRLDGFLGQWERAQREQAQTARGLQELRGRADELCTMVERSAVSVASLRSDLEGLGPVKPILEELGRQLQSSRRGSDLSMNLDRLSQGSCVRCASQGQQLSTESLQQLLERALTPLVDEVKQKGLAPACPSCQRLHKKILPSPASPAAPTLLSPGAGAPGLGQTRQGRGPELHPSAGPRRSFAGQEPAADGQDEAGGEGGRSGLSTLEDVFPPRSTQQPAT